The following coding sequences are from one Candidatus Aminicenantes bacterium window:
- a CDS encoding nitroreductase: MNEVLRAIRNRRSLRRFKPDPLPEEALKAILEAGLQAPTGHNDQPWFLSVVLDQALLREISDGGKAAMRTIPVPWIAELGKNEKFQMFYGAPAVVFVSARKDAVSPLADVCAAIQNMLLASESLGIGSCWIGFAKFYFTGPDRLAQLGIPESHEVHYGVALGFRPDGLVLNPPDRKFEHFYRIIR, translated from the coding sequence ATGAACGAAGTCTTGCGCGCGATTCGAAACCGCCGCAGTCTGCGCCGATTCAAGCCCGATCCCCTCCCCGAGGAGGCGCTGAAGGCGATCCTGGAGGCCGGGCTTCAGGCCCCCACCGGGCACAACGATCAGCCCTGGTTCTTATCTGTGGTGTTGGATCAGGCCTTGCTGCGGGAAATCAGCGATGGCGGCAAAGCGGCGATGAGGACGATCCCGGTCCCCTGGATCGCCGAATTGGGGAAGAACGAGAAATTCCAGATGTTCTACGGCGCCCCGGCCGTGGTCTTCGTGTCGGCCCGCAAGGACGCCGTCTCGCCCTTAGCCGACGTCTGCGCCGCCATCCAGAACATGCTCCTGGCGTCCGAGAGCCTGGGGATCGGCTCCTGCTGGATCGGCTTCGCCAAATTTTATTTCACGGGCCCGGATCGCCTGGCCCAGCTGGGCATCCCCGAAAGCCACGAGGTTCATTACGGCGTGGCTTTGGGATTCCGGCCCGACGGGCTCGTCCTGAACCCGCCGGACCGGAAGTTCGAACACTTCTATCGGATCATTCGCTGA